ATTCAGTCACGTTTCCAGTTCATATTCTTTGTATTAACAAGGCAAAGCACTAATAATTGCAGCACAATATCATTCCTGCCAATAGCTAGCAATTCTGCTCGATTAAACTACAAAAGGGTAATTATCTTTTCCTCTCCAAAGCACAAATTTTCAGCCTAACAGTACCAGTTCCAATTTCAGTCAACGTAATGCATTATTTGAACACAATATTTAATATATCATGGGATATTCCAACAAAAGCACAAACCATACAGGACATACACATCTTTGAACCAAAACATGACATTTCCAGcattcattaactaattcaaatCACAGGCCACACaatttatacaaaattatttaagTCAAGGTCGGCTATTCTTAAGATTCAAAATGTCTAGAATACAACAGTCAATAATCAATCAATTTGAACCCAAAGCATTTGTTCATTGGCATTCCCCAAGCCAATCTCATAACAGAATATAAACATTCCAGTTATGGCAGACTAAATGACATGCTCTTATCTGATTCAAGAAATGCATCAGCACAGACACATAACATACATGAATGACAAAAGACCATGCTATCATTTTCAATTCAACTGTCCAAACTTTATGCAAGGCAGTTTCAAATTAACAAACTGAAATTAAATGCATGACAAGCTGGACTGGACCACAGGTTCATATACAGCAGTGATATTCAACAAGGATATTCATATTTACAGACAAACATATTTAACAGACACAGAGATGAAATGCCAGGTTCAAATACAGAGGACTAATTCAGTATACCATATTCTATAATTAATACATATGCTCCGAATTCTCAGGTTCACGAAATTCACACCTAAGCATCCAAACTACAGTAGACATCTGTCAAATTTATTTAGCATAGGATTATCATATGATGAACTCAACAGATTTCAGACCAAACGAGAGGGCTGCTGCCATTAAACAGCAGCTGAAACCATATTTCTCATCAAGCCGAATTCCCAAAATGCAGCAACAGCACGTGCAGGAAAAAAGATAATATACCAAACAGTTTCGGGTATACATAACATGTGCAGCCTCAGTTAAACAAGTACCACAGagttatttaagaaaataaaccCCTGTACGCAAGGCATACAAGCGGGTTCTAACAGTATACTCACTAATGCAAACATCATTCTTTGGACCAGGTTTTATCCATTTTTGGACTATATTTAAGTCCCGATATTCAAatccataatttatagctaatgCACATATATCACAGCCTTCAATACCTAAGCTTCTATGAATATACAACAGAAATATGGCTATCCCTTTTAAGTCAGTCAAGTTTCACAGACTTGGCCAAAGCCTATTCAACAAATATCTCATAATTAATGATGGTTCTGAGTTTTACTAACAAACAAGATCAATGAGCAAGCTATGTTACGCCTTCACATTAAACCCATAATCATTCTATTGATTCATACTGGCTTGAATAAACTATATTTGACTACAATTTAATCAAGCTAAGCAACATCTAAACACAAACAAACTGAACAGTCATGGATAAGTGACTACACATGCTCAACCAAGCTACCAATCACGCTAAATAGGGAGGAAACCTGAACAGACTCGCAGACTAGCTGAATTAGGCATGGATAGGTTTAGGCTAAACCAAACAGTACCAAGAAAATGAACTGATTTGCACACATAGCGACAATTATGAAGCAAAAAAAACTCAGATTAAACTAGAAAACACAACAAGACTAATCTAATAATTAAGCTAAGACAATAAGCTAAACCTGTTAAATGGCAGATTGATATTAACCATTCTAGCAACTGAACTAATAGCGAGATAATGCGTGATTAAATACAACTAATCTAAAAAAAATATGCTAACTGATATACATTCAAATGAGTATGAAACTGAATATCTTGAGCCTACCCCCCTTAACATTCTACAGAAGCCAATCATACTAAATAGGAACAAACAAAGGGGAAATCATGCTAAGGTATGCAAGCTAAAGAAACTCATGTCCTGTTGTATACAGATCCAAAACAGAACAGCCCACATAATATAGATTTAATTAGAGGCACACTTTTCTAACAGGGGAATGGATATCCTCTAGTCATATTGCAATAATGCTACTAGGTATTAACTAACAAGCTTGAATCCTAACAGCGGGACATGAAATACTCCTAAGCAAACAAACATAATAAGTTGGGAGGGAAGCACATATCTTTATAAACTGATTGTCTCGAATCACGTCGActagaaaaaaaaggaaatgccTAATTGGAACGAAGTTATTTAATTAGGTAGTTTTAGACTGCCACTTCAACCACATGTCCATTTCCCAATCCTTTCTTGAAAATGAACATTCAAATTTTAAAACATTTAACTTGTAATTCAAAGCCAGGGCAGGACCAACATTAGTAATTATAGCTAAACCATATCTAGCTAGGCACATGTTAACCATCATTAATCCTAGAACAACATATATTGATTAATACTAACTAAATAATCACCTAAACTAACAGACACATGAAAAAACAAACTATCAATCTTAAACTAACTAACACAGCAAGGACAAAATATCAACCTCAACTAACAAATACAGGACAAACAGCTGCagataaacacaaaaaaaaaacacatctTAAGCTAACACAGAAGCATATCTAACTAAACATAAACCGAATCTAGCATATAAACATATAAACACCTCTTAAACTGCTGAAACTGAAATCAACTAAATAGAGAAGAGTTGTTCacctttttcgagtgcagcgaactgaGGTGCGGGGGTTCTCGGATCTACACTCGTTAAATCCGagtttgcgatgctcggattaAAAGCGACACAGAGGCAAGCAAAATATAGAAAATTGATTTAGTGTTCTTGACTCGACGTTTAGAATTTCTTATGACTACTgaaaacttaatatatatatatatatatatatatatttttaggaAATTTCAGGGTTTCAAGATTCTTTTTCAGTGATCTTCGGGTTTAAGATCTCTCAGTTTGCAAGGGATTATCAGGGATTTTTGGGGTTCAAGAACTCGTTTTAGTAAGGCAATTTTTGGGGGTTCTAAAACCTGTCCCTAAACGATTTCACCCgcgaccatttatagggttttggctcttttgagttgcagaaaaaggagagaggagcggggggaagTGCGGTGGTGGGGTGGTAATGATGATGAAGAGGCGCGAGGAGGGGAGCGGCGTGGTGGGGACGAGggagatgatgatgaagaagagaaGGGAGCGGGGAGAGTGGGGTAGAGAGAAGGGAGAGAAATGGAGGGAGGCGGCGGATGGTGGGGATATTgagggaaaccctttttagggtttcccttgtTAAATGGGAATTGGGCCGGATCGGGTCGGGTAATGGAGTGGGCTGAATTGgctaaaatgtgggttgggtattaaagtATGGGCTGGTTGTTTTAAAATATTGGGTTGTAtggaagaaatagtttggcttctaaatttaaataagagacccattttaaattaatcatatacTGAGTGTGCTAAAATACCCCTCTAATATGAAGTATGTGTTTATTAATatttagatgaaaataaaatgacgccGTAATAGCCGggcgataatatatttgaaattcaatagtaagtaaatgctattattaaattacgcgaagataaatgtgatgcgtgcgcgtgagctggtaaaaatgccgaaatgataaaaaattgtgaattataataataataataataataacaaataataataataataataataataataataataatttcttGTATATGGTACACTAATTGAATACATATTTCAAAAGCTTAAACATTTTTTAATTCTTAGTTGTGTAAATATATCTTTGACCTCTCATCCCTACTAATTAAATTACCTATACGAGAAATTTGattatatttttacttatatattCTGCTCATCCTTTAATTATTCAATGTCGTTAAGTTATAAAAAAATAATCCTTTTTTGGGTAAGATAAAGCTCTTTACATTATTAATACTAGCTTATATAACTCATGCAACaatttaaatattattttatacTAATAATATGTTGCGTGACAAATTCAATATTGTTACGTCACTTTGTTACAATTTATGCATTAGTGTCAATCACAGTTCAGAGGAGGGTTCAAATCCCATTAATAGCGCAGCATCCTTTTCCCGCTTTTCTTCCCCTTTCCTAATAtttaaacaacaacaaaaaaaaaagtatcacaAGCTCGAAAGGCTATTATATCCAAATTCTTAGCTAATAATGGGATTTTGCATCAAATAAGTTGTAGTACTACTCCACAGCAGTGATTAGTGAATGTCTTCTTTCTACTACAACCAGAACTATTTGCAGGTGTTCAAGCCCCATACTTCAAATTAAAACCCCTTCTGCAGTCCTTCTAGCTGTCAATCCATGTTATTAATTAACTCTCATCATCATAAAATCATTGGTTGTTTATGTCATTATGTCCCTTTCCTCTGTTCAAGTGCAGTGGAAGAGCAAATTTCCATGTCTTTGTAAATTTTATGCCAATTCCTTGAAGTAATACAGACATCCATCTGAATCTAAGGTGTATATCCTTTTGATATTTCAAAGTGTATTTCCTAGTTCTCCAAGGTTACACTTTTTCCAAAAAATGATTTGTTCTATTAGTTGTCTGTGTTTAGAGAAGGGAACAAGGTGACAATCTAGCTAAATTGAGTAGAACTAATAATATTATAATCTATTTCTTGAGAAAAATAGTAGTACTAATATTTTTCACAGATCAATAAAGTTTCCTGTTTACCAAAAAAGGAAGTTAGTCATAGAACTGTATAGATGTTTGTTTAAGAACCATGCAACCGAATCTGACAACTGCACATTCAACTTTCTTGTGCAAGTTCTGATCTGCTGTGGATctgtaatatgtatatataaaactTTGCTTCAGAGAATAAACTGAAGTTTTCCTGAGATGAGTTAACATCCAACATGAGACACAGCTACTACTCCCTCATTATAGCAACTGCACATTCAACTTAAATGTTTGTTACAAGTTGAAAACTGAGGAAAATTCTTTAAATTGTTCCACTAGCAACTGACAGAGTAGGCAGCAAGTGCAAGAAAAATACCAATCCTCTGTTTGGAACCAAAGAAGAGATGGCAAGTAAAGGGAACTTTTAAGATTCTTTTTCTTTCATCTAATATGggcagaagaagaggaagaaaatGACGCAGAAATTTGTATAATTGTATTTCCTCGGGCCAATGTACATGAAGTGACGAAATTACATTGACTATAGAACCATACATGTTTGCTTGGAGATGTTGGAGCAAATTGGATGATTGGGCCAAAAGCTACCCCTCATCCACTCATTCTCCTTTCCTAATATAAACCTTGAGTCATCAACAACTTTATGACTCAAACTGGCCTTTCCTTCGCCTTCTCCTTGAAAGACTATTTTAGCAATTACTGCGCCCCAAACTGTTCAATTTGTAAAGAACTTGCTCAAGCAACTATACATATCTACCTGTTATGTGCTAATCCTCCACCCACAATCTCAAATTTTTGCTTTTTTCCATCATAATGTATTAAATCTGAGATCCTGAAAGAAAACTTCCATACGATTCCATCTGCAGTACAGCTTTACGTCTTTTTTTGTCATTTGCAGCTGGAAAATATAGGTATGATTTCAGTGCTTTAATTGTAACAGAAGGTACAGCGAAACATACTACAGCACAAGAATATCAAGCGTCTCATGCAAGCCCTGGGATCGAAGAGGTGAAGTAAAGAAAGCAAGTACAAATGCAATTATGGAGGCTGCTAAAGGGCAGAGGGGAAACTCATCAAATTGTATGCAGTTCTtataaaggaaaaaagaaaatcaCAGCGAAAAGATGCTTAAATAACCAAAGAAGCCTAACGAAATGCCAAAAGAACAAATGATTTAACTAGGTAAACATACGAAATACAAAATGTTCTATGACAAGAGGGATTTACAGCTGGAATAAGAATGAGTTTTCATAATTCAGACCTTATAAGATATTCTGATAACAAAATATGACACTCCTTTGTCATTAATATTGGCATTGCAAATCAGCTGGGATCCCTACACTTTACTCTACTCTTCATCATCTCAGCCCACCTAGCAAAGAGACTTGAGACCTCAAACTTTCCGGAGAACTTCATCCTCTTAGCCAACTCGTCCAGTATATCAGGCCTACCAGCCCGAGAAAAATCAGCTGCAAATTTGTTGTAGTCAAGTTGAGGTGCTTTCATGCCTTTGTCTATCATTTCTTCCAAGTATTTACAAGCCTCCATAGATCGCCCCTGCAGTATAAGCCCTCCAATGTAAACAGTGTAAGAATTTTCATCGGGACAGCAACCCCTCAGACTCATCTCCTCCCAAGTTGCATGACCcatttcatagttttttgtcatGAAGAATGATTTCATCAACATATTGTAAGTGTGCAGAGTTGGTTGAATTCCATTTCGGATCATCTTTTTGTATAGCATAACCGCATCATCCGGCATTCGTCGATTTACTATTAATTTGATCAGTGCATTATACAGTCGTGCATCAGGTGGGCATCCCTTTTCCTTCATCTCTCTCAGCAATGCGAAGACTTTATCCATCTTCCTTTGATTTCCAAAGCCTGTTACCAAACAGGTAAAAGTTGCAGCATCTGCCTCACATCCGGAATTAAGCATTTCCTCAAAGCCGGCAACTGCTTCATCCATCTTACCCTGCTTACACAAATCTCGGATCAAGATCGTATAACTTCTTGTATTAGGTGATGGACCCTTTGCTTTCATAACCTCAAATAGCTTGATTGCATCGGACCCTTTTTTACACTTTAACAGCCCTTCCAGCATCGTGTTATGGGCGACAACATCAGGTTTAAAACCCTTATCAATCATCTCATTCCAGATTTTACCAGCATCCATCAGATTTTTTACCCTACACCAACCATTGAGCAAAACTGTATATGTTTGTAAATTTGGTGTAAATCTATGCTCCAATTTCTCAAACAATAATTGTGCTTCTTTCCCAAGCTTTGCCCTTCCTAGGGCATCAAGCAAACTATTGATTGTCTCCACCCCAACTTTAAACTTGTACTTCTTCATCAACTCAAACATCCCAATAGCTTTCTTCCGCTCTTTTGCTGCAGCAAATGCTTTCATGGAGATCAAAAACGTCTCCATTGTAAGCAAACCTTTCTCCCCCATTTCTTCAAGAATCGAGACCATAGTCTCAAACTGCCTCGCCCTTCCAAGTATTGTCATCATTGCATTATACGTTCTTGAATCGTGAGCATACCCTGGCCTCTGAGCCGCCCAACAAAAGAATCTGAATGCTGGTTTTCTAGCATGCTTGAACCTCTCTAACACATCTACTACCAAATCATGGCTTAAGTTTATCCCACATTCATCCAAAACAGCCTCCATATTCCTATCCAACGAAAACAGTTCATCAATAACCTTACTCACCCTATCCACCTCTTTAGGATCCGCCTTCGACTCCACCACACTCTCATCAGTCTCACTTTCAACATCATTATCACTTTCTAACTCACCATCATTATCTACATAACTACAAATCCCCCTACAACTCACATTTGGATGAACACCAGTAAAATAAAAACACCCTTTTGACGAAAAAGGCCAAATCTTTATGGGATTACTAAATGCCAACTTTTCTTCAGAAAAATTTACAGTACTTAACTGCCTAGAATTCAAATTCAAAAGCTTCACATCTGAATGAATATTGGTAAAATAAAAACACCCTTTTGACGAAAAAGGCCAAATCTTTCTGGGATTACTAAATGGCAACTTTTCTTGAGAAGAATTTACAGTACTGAACTGCCTGGAATTCAACTTCAAATACTTCACATCTGGATGAATATTGGTAAAATAAGAACACCCTTTTGGGAAGAGAGGCCAAATATTTCTGAGATTAGTCATTGGCAAGTTTTCTTGAAAAGTAAAGAGTGAAGTGGGGTGTGGCAAAAGAGATGAAACTTGACAATGAGAAAGATGGATACTACAATAACCAAAACCAGGAAACAAACGAGACAAGGGCAAAGAGCTACCAACAAGAAGGGAGGCTTGTTCTCTTCCTCGTAGCCTTGTGGCTTGTTGATCATCCAAAGAGGATAACTGGATGGCGGTGCTGTTGAGGAGTTGGCCATTGAAGTTGAGTAGTGAAATTGAGTGTTGAGAAGGTTTAAAGATTGCAACTTTTTCAAGATTTCTCATAGAATAGCTATTTGGAGTCCATTGAAAGTGAAGAATTTGCCACAAAGATGGGACTTTTGTGCTGGTTTTGCAGATCGCAGCGGCGAGAGTTGGGGTTCTGTAATAGGGAAGGGGCTGATTGAGTGATTGGGGACTATTTACCTGCCTCATTTATTTTAGTTTATTAAATTTGTactctatttattttttatatataattacttttttatttgaattgtatatttattatgtttgaaTAAATATATTATGCACATTTaatgttgaaaaacaaacaatcttaatcattcagtgtttaGATCTAGAGAAAACATTTtaatcattcagattcagacgtcttaatcttaataaaaataaatgaagCCTAAAAACTTTGTTCGAGATTTTAATGATTAAGACTTATTCAAACTAAATAAGTGATTAGATCTTAATGTTCATTTTTTTGAGCGGATTGTCCTTttcgggtggtctttaatttttgcccttcaaattactggtctttaatttttgcccttcaaattactgatctttaatttttgttttgcgcttaaaaaagtggccgaaaataccccaAAGGTGCtaggttcgaactcccgctcagtaaaaaaaaatcgcaaggcaaggcttttgcAAAAAGTCTGTCATCTCCGGCATAGGTTCTATGTAACTTCGCCCGAATATGCCTtgcaaaaatattattatttttactcTGCTAgatttcgaacccagaacttcgggGTATTTTCGACCACCTTTTTAAgttaagggaaaaaattaaagactagcgaaTTGAAGGCCAAAAATAaaagaccagtccatatgaaggacaatcgtgcaaattgccccttAATGGAAATAAATGCACTTAATGGTCTAAGGTCTGAACGATTTAGATTCAGACCTACATTAAGTGCAaacattttttttgcgcggattgtctttcttttggggtggtctttaaattttgctcctcaaattggtggtctttaagtgtTGCCCTTCGCTGGAAAAGGTGCCGAAAATACTGAGGTTCTGAGTTCAAactcccgctcaggcataaaaataaaaataatttagcaAGACAAGGCTTTGAGAgaagtctgccttatgcggcatacgttgccttaaggcataactaaatttATGTCGGATCCGATataggttgccttaaggcataactaaaagtttgccttataaggctaCTTATGTTGGAtccagcataactttagttatgccttaagacaacctATGCTGTCTCCGGCAGagtttgtcttaaggcataactaaaagtctgccttataaggcaacctCTACCGGATCCGGCAGCCttaccttgcgaaattattttttatttttctatcgAAGCCGAGGTTCGAATCCAGAGCCTCAGGGTTTCTACATGAAGGAAAGaattaaagaccagtaatttgaggggcaaaaaataAAAACCACCCCGAGTGAGGGACATTCTTGCGAATTGCccaagtgcaaacaaatgaggccctaGTGCCGTGTAATTTGTACGTTATGGTATTCTACTAAATTAATTTGGACATCCATTTAACTAGATATTGTTGAAGCAAAGTTATCGAATACATAATTTGAAAACCAGTCAAATTGATAACTTTTTGTAGAAATTGAGAAAGTGGTTGATTTTAcaaagtataaatagtagtttcaaACTTATTAGACATATATTCCAAAAgaacaaaataattaaaaagcTTATCTTAGAACAATAACAAGAGCTCCCTCGGGTTCATTTTAGTTCTCATGTTCTTTTTGCATGCTCCTTTATGAAAACATTAACTAAaaagataatttgactaaattattctTATTTATTCTTAAATCTCAATTAATATTACTCTCTTTTTAACCTCTCTCCAAACTTATTGAGTAAGCGTAAAGGTGGAAACTAATGGTTAATtatattctaatttttttaaatgAGAACTATTTTGGACTATCTATATTTAGTAAAAACGACAAGTAAATTGACCGGAGGGAGCAGTATGCCTAAAATTTCAAGTTAATTACAATTAAAattaggcttaatacctagatggacccttaaacttgacatgttttgtaagataggcatataaacttataaggtgaccagatagacacttaaacttactcaaagtgtatttttcaagtttttcagttgttttgaaaacaaaaactatatttttcaaacactcacaattttcatggccaaacaagccctaaatatatcacaattttttttttaaaatgcaaaaataaggcaaacacatatacatgagactataaatgtgcacttaaaccaataaatactcgctaatcgcaattttgcagctttcaattaactcggttttttttttacacttgaataattaaaaaacaataactttaaccaataaaaatccttaaaaaaaagaaatttcaaattaagaaatttctaagttcagtatttcaagtgtaaaagaaatttcaaattaagaaaactgtaaagccgagcagaaaatccttaaaaaaaagaaatttcttaatttgatatttctttttttaaggatttttattggttaaagttattgttttttaattattcaagtgtaaaaaaaaaaaccgagttaattgaaagctgcaaaattgcgattagcgagtatttattggtttaagtgcacatttatagtctcatgtatatgcgtttgccttatttttgcattttaaaaaaaatattttgtgatatatttagggcttgtttggccatgaaaattgtgagtgtttgaaaaatatagtttttgttttcaaaacaactgaaaaacttgaaaaatacactttgagtaagtttaagtgtctatctggtcaccttataaatttatatgcctatcttacaaaacatgtcaagtttaagggttcatctaggtattaagccttaaAATTAATTATATGTATCTCACTAATCAGTAATCATGTCGTTCCATGATTCCATAGCTTTTTACTGAAACACTAATTGGTTTGTACCCTTTAGGCCCACCACCGAATTCTgagtccggaacctaaatgacccaataaaaaacgaattgaatcaaaataccccacgaaaaaaaaaatgttaccaaagtacctttaacACATATTTTTTATGCGTTATGTAAAAATGTGTTAACGTTGCCTGTTTACATCCGTTACCcgagcttttaaaaaaaaaaaaaaaaattacataacgCAGCATTTTGCTGCGCTATGCTGAGTGCTTTAAGAATAGATTGTGTTATGATAATTAACCAAAC
The sequence above is a segment of the Lycium barbarum isolate Lr01 chromosome 6, ASM1917538v2, whole genome shotgun sequence genome. Coding sequences within it:
- the LOC132645311 gene encoding pentatricopeptide repeat-containing protein At3g62470, mitochondrial-like; this translates as MRNLEKVAIFKPSQHSISLLNFNGQLLNSTAIQLSSLDDQQATRLRGREQASLLVGSSLPLSRLFPGFGYCSIHLSHCQVSSLLPHPTSLFTFQENLPMTNLRNIWPLFPKGCSYFTNIHPDVKYLKLNSRQFSTVNSSQEKLPFSNPRKIWPFSSKGCFYFTNIHSDVKLLNLNSRQLSTVNFSEEKLAFSNPIKIWPFSSKGCFYFTGVHPNVSCRGICSYVDNDGELESDNDVESETDESVVESKADPKEVDRVSKVIDELFSLDRNMEAVLDECGINLSHDLVVDVLERFKHARKPAFRFFCWAAQRPGYAHDSRTYNAMMTILGRARQFETMVSILEEMGEKGLLTMETFLISMKAFAAAKERKKAIGMFELMKKYKFKVGVETINSLLDALGRAKLGKEAQLLFEKLEHRFTPNLQTYTVLLNGWCRVKNLMDAGKIWNEMIDKGFKPDVVAHNTMLEGLLKCKKGSDAIKLFEVMKAKGPSPNTRSYTILIRDLCKQGKMDEAVAGFEEMLNSGCEADAATFTCLVTGFGNQRKMDKVFALLREMKEKGCPPDARLYNALIKLIVNRRMPDDAVMLYKKMIRNGIQPTLHTYNMLMKSFFMTKNYEMGHATWEEMSLRGCCPDENSYTVYIGGLILQGRSMEACKYLEEMIDKGMKAPQLDYNKFAADFSRAGRPDILDELAKRMKFSGKFEVSSLFARWAEMMKSRVKCRDPS